A genomic segment from Stappia indica encodes:
- a CDS encoding TRAP transporter permease translates to MSEGTNKGQLSASELEDLVASTDTGGRNPTNRQVAMLIAGVALAWSLFQIWIASPLPYSLGFGVFSSREARPIHLAFALFLAYLVFPAFRSSPRRSVPIADWVLAIGATACALYLFVFDTALIKSLLGTRLADRPNNPNGTDVVVAVLGILFLLEATRRALGPPLMIVAIIFLGYTFLGPYAPGLLAWKGASFNAVAFHQWLSTEGVFGIALGVSTDLVFLFVLFGALLDKAGAGNYFIKVAFSLMGHFSGGPAKAAVVASGMTGLISGSSIANVVTTGTFTIPMMRRVGFSREKAGAVEVASSVNGQIMPPVMGAAAFLMVEYIGISYFEVVKHAFVPAIISYIALVYIVHLEAMRKGMEGLPRANEPKPLKWALISFGVTISVMLAIAGGIYYLFAAFEALGGSGNRLFAVLIVLGLIACVLALLRSRAGEDTRMRVLSTGALVIGVSAIAAFGVFFFMDVLSRVTGDWTQWAVAALLLAVYVGLVRYCAQFPDLEMDDPNVPVVRLPDPGPTIKSGLHFLLPVFVLIWCLMVERLSPSLSAFWAAVLMIFILLTQRPLFAYFRNEPTEGTVARGWSELIDGMIAGARNMIGIGIATAAAGIIVGAVSQTGVGSVLAALVEFLSQGQILLILIFTAILSLILGMGLPTTANYIVVSSLLAPVIVALGQQNGLIVPLVAVHLFVFYFGIMADVTPPVGLASFAAAAVSGGDPIRTGFVAFFYSLRTALLPFLFIFNTDILLIDVTPLEGVVVFIVATAAILVFTAGAQGYFIVRSRLWESAALILVAFTLFRPGFWMDLAVAPYDQVEPTSLVETLERATPGTELRTTVAGINDVGDPITLTMMIPVGSEATGEERLEAFGLMVFEQDGKLIVDGTAYDSPAQQAGFDFDQVVQTLDVPTAQPPRELFYIPALLLLGLVYMLQRGRKRQQVEEKRLKAGKEATA, encoded by the coding sequence ATGAGCGAAGGCACGAACAAGGGACAGCTAAGCGCGTCCGAGCTTGAGGATCTGGTCGCCTCGACCGATACCGGCGGCCGCAACCCGACCAACCGGCAGGTGGCCATGCTGATCGCCGGCGTCGCGCTGGCCTGGTCGCTGTTCCAGATCTGGATCGCCTCGCCGCTGCCCTACAGCCTTGGCTTCGGCGTGTTCTCGAGCCGCGAGGCGCGGCCGATCCATCTCGCCTTCGCGCTGTTCCTCGCCTATCTCGTGTTTCCTGCCTTTCGCAGTTCTCCGCGGCGCTCCGTGCCGATCGCGGACTGGGTGCTGGCCATCGGGGCGACCGCCTGCGCGCTCTATCTCTTCGTCTTCGACACCGCGCTGATCAAGAGCCTCTTGGGCACGCGGCTTGCCGACCGTCCGAACAACCCGAACGGCACTGACGTCGTCGTCGCCGTGCTCGGCATCCTGTTCCTGCTGGAGGCAACGCGCCGGGCGCTCGGCCCCCCGCTGATGATCGTCGCGATCATCTTCCTCGGTTACACGTTCCTCGGGCCCTATGCGCCCGGCCTGCTGGCCTGGAAGGGCGCGAGTTTCAACGCCGTCGCCTTCCACCAGTGGCTGTCGACGGAGGGCGTGTTCGGCATCGCGCTCGGCGTCTCGACAGATCTCGTCTTCCTGTTCGTGCTGTTCGGTGCCTTGCTCGACAAGGCGGGGGCGGGCAACTACTTCATCAAGGTGGCCTTCTCGCTGATGGGCCATTTCAGCGGCGGCCCGGCCAAGGCGGCCGTCGTCGCCTCCGGCATGACCGGCCTCATTTCCGGTTCGTCCATCGCCAATGTGGTCACGACCGGCACCTTCACCATCCCCATGATGCGCCGCGTCGGCTTCTCGCGCGAAAAGGCCGGCGCCGTCGAGGTGGCCTCGTCCGTGAACGGCCAGATCATGCCGCCGGTGATGGGCGCCGCCGCCTTCCTGATGGTCGAATATATCGGCATCTCGTATTTCGAGGTGGTCAAGCACGCCTTCGTCCCGGCCATCATCTCCTACATCGCGCTGGTCTACATCGTGCATCTGGAAGCCATGCGGAAGGGCATGGAGGGCCTGCCGCGGGCGAACGAGCCCAAGCCGCTGAAATGGGCGCTGATTTCCTTCGGCGTGACGATCTCGGTGATGCTGGCGATCGCCGGCGGCATCTACTACCTGTTCGCGGCCTTCGAGGCGCTCGGCGGTTCCGGAAACCGCTTGTTCGCGGTCCTGATTGTCCTGGGGCTTATCGCCTGCGTGCTGGCGCTGCTGCGCTCGCGCGCCGGCGAGGACACGCGCATGCGCGTCCTCTCGACCGGGGCGCTGGTGATCGGCGTCTCCGCCATCGCAGCCTTCGGCGTGTTCTTCTTCATGGATGTGCTGTCGCGCGTTACCGGCGACTGGACGCAGTGGGCGGTCGCGGCGCTCCTCCTGGCGGTCTATGTCGGCCTGGTCCGATATTGCGCGCAGTTTCCCGATCTGGAGATGGACGACCCGAACGTGCCGGTGGTGCGGCTGCCGGATCCGGGACCGACGATCAAGTCGGGCCTGCACTTCCTGCTGCCCGTCTTCGTGCTGATCTGGTGCCTGATGGTGGAGCGCCTGTCGCCGTCGCTCTCGGCGTTCTGGGCGGCGGTGCTGATGATCTTCATCCTGCTGACCCAGCGCCCGCTCTTCGCCTATTTCCGTAATGAGCCGACGGAAGGAACGGTGGCGCGCGGCTGGTCGGAGCTGATCGACGGGATGATCGCCGGCGCCCGCAACATGATCGGCATCGGCATCGCCACGGCGGCGGCCGGCATCATCGTCGGTGCCGTGTCGCAAACCGGCGTCGGCTCGGTGCTGGCGGCGCTGGTCGAGTTCCTGAGCCAGGGCCAGATCCTGCTGATCCTGATCTTCACCGCGATCCTCAGCCTGATCCTCGGCATGGGCTTGCCGACGACGGCGAACTACATCGTCGTCTCGTCGCTGCTGGCGCCGGTGATCGTCGCGCTGGGGCAGCAGAACGGGCTGATCGTGCCGCTCGTGGCGGTGCACCTGTTCGTCTTCTACTTCGGCATCATGGCGGATGTGACGCCGCCGGTGGGACTGGCTTCATTCGCGGCAGCGGCGGTGTCGGGCGGCGATCCGATACGCACCGGCTTCGTGGCGTTCTTCTATTCGCTGCGCACCGCCTTGCTGCCGTTCCTCTTCATCTTCAACACCGACATCCTGCTGATCGACGTGACGCCGCTGGAGGGCGTCGTGGTCTTCATCGTCGCGACGGCGGCGATCCTGGTCTTCACGGCCGGGGCGCAGGGCTACTTCATCGTCCGCTCGCGGCTGTGGGAATCGGCGGCGCTGATCCTGGTGGCGTTCACGTTGTTCCGTCCCGGTTTCTGGATGGACCTCGCCGTCGCGCCCTACGATCAGGTCGAACCGACCAGCCTGGTCGAGACGCTGGAGCGGGCAACGCCAGGGACGGAGTTGCGCACGACCGTCGCGGGCATCAACGATGTCGGCGATCCCATCACGCTGACGATGATGATCCCGGTCGGCAGCGAGGCGACGGGTGAGGAGCGACTTGAAGCCTTCGGCCTGATGGTGTTCGAGCAGGACGGAAAGCTGATCGTCGACGGCACGGCTTACGATTCGCCGGCTCAGCAGGCCGGCTTCGACTTCGACCAGGTCGTCCAGACGCTGGACGTGCCGACCGCCCAGCCACCGCGCGAGCTGTTCTACATTCCGGCGCTGCTGCTGCTCGGCCTGGTCTACATGCTCCAGCGCGGCCGCAAGCGGCAGCAGGTGGAAGAGAAGCGGCTGAAGGCCGGCAAGGAGGCGACCGCATGA
- a CDS encoding YeeE/YedE family protein translates to MEMQTSLVMALCGFAGGVVLGLAARVGRFCTMGALEDAFLGGDMRRLRSWALAIAVALALTQIAIALGHIDPARSIYLPSTLPWLGAIAGGLMFGIGMALVGTCGFGTLARIGGGDLRSVVTFLVMAVSAYMAMRGITGVLRQVLIDPFTLSFAALGGTALNDILDKALGIETGAALGLVVAGMLGAWAVRDGTFRSETRLVVSGIAVGLAITGGWLATGLLGNNPFEPQKLESFTFVRPLGDALVYVMTYSGATLTFGIGSVFGVIFGAVAGALFKREFRWEACDDVRELRRHMVGAFLMGTGGILAFGCTIGQGITAASVLAVSAPLVMVSIAVGARLGLAWLIEGSIMGLFGQRGSHGT, encoded by the coding sequence ATGGAGATGCAGACATCCTTGGTGATGGCGCTGTGCGGCTTTGCCGGCGGCGTTGTGCTGGGCCTTGCCGCGCGTGTCGGCCGGTTCTGCACCATGGGCGCGCTCGAGGACGCGTTTCTCGGCGGCGACATGAGACGGCTGCGCAGCTGGGCGCTGGCGATTGCCGTCGCGCTCGCGCTGACCCAGATCGCGATTGCCCTCGGCCATATCGATCCGGCGCGCTCGATCTACCTTCCCTCCACCCTCCCCTGGCTCGGCGCGATTGCCGGCGGGTTGATGTTCGGCATCGGCATGGCGCTCGTCGGCACCTGCGGGTTCGGTACGCTCGCCCGTATCGGCGGCGGCGACCTGCGCTCCGTCGTGACCTTTCTCGTCATGGCCGTTTCCGCCTACATGGCCATGCGCGGGATCACCGGCGTCCTGCGCCAGGTCCTGATCGATCCCTTCACGCTGTCGTTCGCCGCGCTGGGCGGCACGGCGCTCAACGACATTCTCGACAAGGCACTCGGCATCGAGACCGGCGCCGCCCTGGGGCTCGTCGTCGCCGGCATGCTGGGCGCCTGGGCGGTGCGCGACGGCACCTTCCGGTCCGAAACGCGCCTCGTCGTCAGCGGCATCGCCGTCGGCCTTGCGATCACCGGCGGATGGCTTGCCACCGGCCTGCTCGGCAACAATCCGTTCGAGCCGCAAAAACTCGAATCCTTCACCTTCGTGCGCCCGCTCGGCGACGCGCTGGTCTATGTCATGACCTATAGCGGCGCGACGCTGACCTTCGGCATCGGCTCGGTCTTCGGCGTGATCTTCGGGGCGGTGGCCGGCGCCCTGTTCAAGCGCGAGTTCCGCTGGGAGGCCTGCGACGACGTCCGCGAGCTTCGCCGCCACATGGTCGGTGCCTTCCTGATGGGAACGGGCGGCATCCTCGCCTTCGGCTGCACCATCGGCCAGGGCATCACCGCGGCCTCGGTGCTCGCCGTCTCCGCGCCGCTGGTGATGGTGTCCATCGCCGTCGGCGCACGCCTGGGCCTCGCCTGGCTGATCGAGGGCAGCATCATGGGCCTCTTCGGCCAGCGCGGCTCTCACGGCACCTGA
- a CDS encoding metalloregulator ArsR/SmtB family transcription factor: protein MPGIKELQCSDDLDRIVDRAKTASDFLKAIAHESRLLILCILAEGEKSVTELEALLSLRQPTVSQQLARLRMDKLVTTRREGKTVYYRLASDDARQIIEAVYTVFCRN from the coding sequence CTGCCGGGAATCAAGGAACTCCAGTGTTCGGACGACCTCGACAGGATCGTGGACCGCGCGAAGACCGCGAGCGACTTCCTGAAGGCCATCGCTCACGAGAGCCGATTGCTTATCCTGTGCATCCTGGCGGAAGGCGAAAAATCCGTCACGGAGCTGGAGGCCCTGCTTTCGCTCCGCCAGCCGACCGTTTCCCAGCAGCTCGCACGGCTGAGAATGGACAAGCTCGTCACGACGCGGCGCGAGGGCAAGACAGTCTACTACCGTCTGGCGAGTGACGATGCCCGCCAGATCATCGAGGCGGTCTATACCGTCTTCTGCCGGAACTGA
- a CDS encoding transcriptional regulator: MRWPVPTLPLMLVTALAVLAAPHARAAELVMFEQKGCEWCIRWHTEIGPIYPKTEEGRQAPLRRVDIHEPMPDDLAWLKGERFTPSFALIEDGREIGRIRGYPGEDFFWGLLGQMIEKLKPSADGMQGRPASG; the protein is encoded by the coding sequence ATGCGCTGGCCGGTCCCGACGCTTCCCCTGATGCTGGTGACGGCTCTTGCCGTTCTTGCCGCCCCGCATGCGCGCGCGGCCGAACTCGTCATGTTCGAGCAGAAGGGCTGCGAATGGTGCATCCGCTGGCATACGGAGATCGGGCCGATCTACCCCAAGACCGAGGAAGGCCGGCAGGCGCCACTTCGTCGCGTCGACATCCACGAGCCGATGCCCGATGATCTGGCGTGGTTGAAGGGCGAACGGTTCACGCCCAGCTTCGCGCTGATCGAGGACGGCCGCGAGATCGGCCGCATTCGCGGCTATCCCGGAGAGGACTTCTTCTGGGGCCTTCTCGGGCAGATGATCGAGAAGCTGAAGCCGTCCGCAGACGGCATGCAGGGCCGTCCCGCCTCGGGCTGA
- a CDS encoding universal stress protein, translating to MSSMFKHILACIDLGDVPTSAKVITAAMETVGADDTLHVFTAVPDFGRSIVGSFFPDDYEKSAIQKTRDALHGFIDTHVPKGTRVQAVIGHGNIYEEILVAADKVGADLIVIGSHRPELKDYLLGPNAARVVRHAQVSVLVVRER from the coding sequence ATGAGTTCGATGTTCAAGCATATTCTTGCCTGTATCGATCTCGGCGACGTGCCGACCTCGGCCAAGGTGATCACCGCCGCCATGGAGACGGTGGGGGCGGACGACACGCTGCATGTCTTCACCGCGGTGCCGGATTTCGGCCGCAGCATCGTCGGCTCGTTCTTCCCGGACGACTACGAGAAGTCGGCGATCCAGAAGACGCGCGACGCGCTGCACGGCTTCATCGATACGCATGTGCCCAAGGGGACGCGGGTGCAGGCGGTGATCGGCCACGGCAACATCTACGAGGAGATCCTCGTGGCGGCCGACAAGGTCGGCGCCGATCTCATCGTCATCGGCTCGCACCGGCCGGAGCTGAAGGACTATCTGCTGGGTCCGAACGCGGCCCGGGTGGTCCGTCATGCGCAGGTGTCGGTGCTGGTCGTGCGCGAGCGCTGA